The proteins below come from a single Eubacterium limosum genomic window:
- a CDS encoding MrcB family domain-containing protein — MIERNFGPNDAWKMLNDYTVTFITDQLVFRDGGMTIPAELNKFFGAESGETRVVFLFEGREFPSYIECGYGENSANNIKLTWSKALSSKFIGLFPDYENFFANMTEYQMDERPILQFEKLEADEFLVKMILPSDEALTKKQELFDYLGPGKTVVSFKSSYEMVFLKNYLEQADNRGKADVFMVSASVKKFYEAREAQGKAQDKNADKIIENVKEAGLDDVLAFLMDGPYALMAEKGFLVMETIDEHFYFALEVSMLDELSTDDKRLIIELLDQKIEHYFERMDGPGLQENLTSLIDEYGHYFTRDFRYSFKDILTDGIPGCIEALKFVDGDRYKVTGFAGVEEWTETPWVAVLDRNITRVPNTGVFVQYLLNKDTQKLYLTLFHGFKEIEEEALKTGQEDVKPVVAAALRPLVAEIQRRVDPRGFDSGSKDVDLYDDRFREGVIFYREYDRMVPGDTKLEQDLQEMLEVYNDYYERCILNLYPEEEEPEEPEALEVPAEEVSETEVFVEEPVTADEAELQETESAESIEPEESSEPEIIEWEPVEEAAEPVAEAQSKHVASASEQAQTEPAPVAEQPAAEVSNEAPQKTARSISETAYLETKRVMEESSAETEEVNAVERILERVENLVEEPLDIPGTLRQVGAYITAHGFTCTPGIVENLYLCLKAKPFVILTGIAGIGKSSLARLFAEAMGANTENSRYKQVPVRPDWKDSRGLLGYLDSSGRFVPGALNDFIREAVDNPRKPYFLCLDEMNLARVEYYFSEILSVMETRRDREGRTVTDPLLGDEAFGRDELARERYGELYLPENLYIIGTVSSEETAFALSRKVLDRASLIEIGQVSLHLQNPPRTMPEPIHLGNKFLKSDVLVLANCTRQRDMIQEVVTLLEAMNGILMKANAQIGYRVRDEICFYLLYNAEYGLMSQEDGLDHAILQKILPRIQGGGSAVESVLTDLFKICAGTRSGNAVRNYAGNRGGLFPKSAEKLSAMVKRFDQEGKTSFWS, encoded by the coding sequence ATGATAGAGCGAAATTTCGGACCCAATGATGCGTGGAAAATGCTGAACGATTATACGGTGACTTTTATTACCGACCAGTTAGTATTCAGAGACGGCGGTATGACAATTCCGGCGGAGCTGAACAAATTTTTTGGCGCAGAAAGCGGCGAGACACGGGTTGTTTTCCTGTTTGAGGGACGGGAGTTCCCCTCCTATATTGAGTGCGGTTACGGCGAAAACAGCGCGAACAACATCAAGCTGACCTGGAGCAAGGCCCTGAGCAGCAAATTTATCGGCTTGTTTCCTGATTACGAAAATTTCTTTGCCAATATGACCGAGTACCAGATGGATGAGCGGCCGATCCTCCAGTTTGAGAAGCTGGAGGCTGATGAGTTTTTGGTCAAAATGATCTTGCCAAGCGATGAGGCGCTGACCAAAAAGCAGGAGCTTTTCGATTACCTGGGACCTGGTAAAACAGTGGTTTCCTTTAAGAGTTCCTACGAAATGGTCTTCTTGAAAAATTATCTGGAGCAGGCAGATAATCGAGGAAAAGCCGATGTATTTATGGTGTCTGCGAGCGTCAAAAAGTTTTACGAAGCCCGGGAGGCACAGGGCAAGGCACAGGATAAAAACGCGGATAAGATTATCGAAAACGTGAAAGAAGCAGGGTTGGATGACGTACTGGCCTTTTTAATGGATGGCCCTTACGCTCTCATGGCAGAAAAGGGATTTCTGGTCATGGAAACCATCGACGAGCATTTTTACTTTGCCCTTGAGGTTTCCATGCTGGACGAGCTGAGCACTGACGACAAACGACTGATCATCGAGCTGCTGGATCAGAAAATTGAACACTACTTTGAGCGTATGGACGGTCCCGGCCTTCAGGAAAACCTGACCAGTCTGATCGACGAGTACGGTCATTATTTTACCAGAGATTTCCGTTACTCCTTTAAAGACATTCTGACCGATGGCATTCCTGGCTGCATTGAGGCCCTGAAATTTGTGGACGGTGACCGCTATAAGGTCACTGGTTTTGCTGGTGTAGAGGAGTGGACCGAGACACCATGGGTGGCGGTACTTGACCGCAATATCACCAGAGTGCCAAATACCGGCGTCTTTGTGCAGTACCTGCTTAACAAGGATACTCAGAAGTTGTATCTGACCCTGTTCCACGGCTTTAAGGAAATTGAGGAGGAAGCGCTGAAAACCGGACAGGAGGATGTGAAGCCTGTTGTTGCGGCTGCATTGCGTCCCCTGGTGGCAGAAATCCAGAGGAGAGTGGACCCCAGAGGCTTCGACTCTGGCAGCAAGGATGTGGATCTGTATGACGACCGCTTTCGTGAGGGCGTGATCTTTTACAGAGAATACGACCGTATGGTGCCGGGGGACACAAAGCTGGAGCAGGATCTTCAGGAAATGCTGGAGGTCTACAATGATTATTACGAGCGCTGTATCCTGAACCTTTACCCTGAGGAGGAAGAACCAGAGGAACCCGAAGCTCTTGAAGTGCCTGCTGAGGAAGTCTCAGAGACTGAAGTGTTTGTAGAAGAACCGGTAACCGCAGATGAAGCTGAGCTTCAGGAAACAGAGTCAGCTGAGAGTATTGAACCTGAGGAAAGCAGTGAGCCTGAAATCATTGAATGGGAGCCGGTAGAAGAAGCGGCAGAGCCTGTGGCTGAAGCACAGTCCAAGCACGTGGCATCAGCTTCCGAGCAGGCTCAGACTGAGCCTGCCCCTGTGGCAGAGCAGCCGGCGGCTGAGGTATCCAATGAAGCGCCTCAAAAGACTGCGCGCAGCATCAGCGAGACAGCTTATCTTGAAACCAAGCGTGTCATGGAGGAATCATCCGCTGAGACTGAAGAGGTCAACGCAGTGGAACGTATCCTGGAGCGGGTTGAAAATCTGGTGGAAGAGCCGCTAGACATTCCAGGAACCCTTCGCCAGGTAGGCGCTTACATTACCGCCCACGGCTTTACCTGCACTCCAGGTATTGTGGAAAATCTCTATCTCTGTCTGAAGGCCAAGCCATTTGTTATCCTGACCGGTATCGCGGGTATTGGAAAGTCCAGCCTGGCACGCCTGTTTGCTGAAGCCATGGGGGCTAACACTGAAAACAGCCGGTACAAGCAGGTGCCGGTTCGCCCGGACTGGAAGGATTCCAGAGGTCTGCTCGGCTATCTGGATTCCTCCGGACGCTTTGTCCCAGGCGCTCTCAACGACTTTATAAGAGAAGCGGTGGATAATCCCAGAAAGCCCTACTTCCTGTGTCTGGATGAGATGAATCTGGCCAGGGTCGAATACTATTTCAGTGAGATTTTATCTGTCATGGAAACCCGGCGCGACCGGGAAGGGCGAACGGTCACGGACCCGCTGCTGGGAGATGAGGCCTTTGGCCGCGACGAACTGGCAAGGGAACGCTATGGTGAGCTTTACCTGCCCGAAAACCTCTATATCATCGGTACTGTCAGCAGTGAGGAAACGGCTTTTGCGTTGAGCCGCAAAGTGCTGGACCGGGCGAGCCTCATCGAGATCGGACAGGTGAGCCTGCATTTGCAGAATCCACCGCGCACCATGCCGGAGCCCATTCATCTGGGCAACAAGTTTTTAAAAAGCGATGTTCTGGTTCTGGCCAACTGTACCCGCCAGCGGGATATGATCCAGGAGGTTGTCACGCTGCTTGAAGCGATGAATGGTATTCTCATGAAGGCCAACGCACAGATCGGTTACCGTGTGCGTGATGAAATCTGTTTTTACCTGCTTTACAATGCTGAGTATGGACTTATGAGCCAGGAGGATGGGCTGGATCACGCCATTCTGCAAAAGATTTTGCCGCGTATCCAGGGAGGCGGCTCTGCTGTGGAGTCTGTCCTTACCGACCTTTTTAAGATCTGCGCGGGTACCCGCTCGGGTAACGCAGTAAGAAACTATGCGGGCAACCGCGGTGGCCTGTTCCCCAAGAGTGCGGAAAAGCTGAGCGCCATGGTCAAACGCTTTGACCAGGAAGGAAAAACCTCTTTCTGGAGCTAG
- a CDS encoding GntR family transcriptional regulator: MKDTHELYQIVYEHYADKIRFGLYREGDSLPTIEKISDQFNISVNTARQSLINLERDGYVRLTRGRPAIVTVAYSDEECRERYIEHFTARHDALEELRAFLPEIFAKTLLHSLYFMKPKDSERLMDLLLQTSLEDSLPFFDPLRFVLSSLGNPLLESMHLDASMFTHLSQKKMSTIGLPYDLGTFAAFLKDFSQLTHYKDREDYAGMCQAITRVCALLSEQIGCLNREISGHFGKNPNQLPFIWHIRAGRPQVYYNVAVHMIIEVRKGVYKNEEFLPTPAILAEKYGVSLISIRRTISLLNSVGLTETINGRGTRISLYHKPLKSLDLSSPGTRKSLLFFLMGLQLITINVRTVAKQSFEDITPERIETIIRLYEQEKQSGDYLFTHGRILKTVFYSHKNSEIRAIFSPLIHIMSWGIPLSYIGNSDMAARGEELDLLISLLKSGDSEGFARQLEQNNWSILVRERQKLIAAGLSDAENIPVPTPAILELAESHIHFNPN, translated from the coding sequence TTGAAAGATACACACGAACTCTACCAGATTGTTTATGAGCATTACGCCGATAAAATCCGCTTCGGGCTTTACCGTGAGGGCGATTCACTGCCTACCATTGAAAAAATCAGTGACCAGTTTAATATTTCCGTCAACACAGCGCGCCAGTCCCTCATTAATCTCGAGCGGGACGGCTACGTCCGCCTGACACGGGGAAGACCAGCCATCGTCACCGTTGCCTACAGCGACGAGGAGTGCCGCGAGCGCTATATTGAGCATTTCACGGCCCGCCACGACGCTCTGGAGGAGCTCCGGGCCTTTCTGCCTGAAATTTTTGCAAAAACCCTGCTCCATTCCCTTTACTTTATGAAACCAAAGGACTCTGAAAGGCTGATGGATCTGCTTTTGCAGACCAGCCTTGAGGACAGCCTTCCCTTCTTCGACCCTCTGCGTTTTGTTCTATCAAGTCTGGGAAATCCTCTTCTCGAAAGCATGCACTTAGACGCATCTATGTTCACACACCTTTCCCAGAAGAAAATGAGCACCATTGGCCTTCCCTATGATTTGGGGACTTTTGCTGCCTTCTTAAAAGACTTCAGCCAGCTGACTCATTATAAAGACCGGGAAGACTACGCTGGTATGTGCCAGGCCATCACTAGAGTCTGTGCCCTTTTGTCCGAACAGATCGGCTGCCTGAACAGAGAAATATCCGGTCACTTTGGCAAAAACCCTAATCAACTGCCTTTTATATGGCACATACGAGCAGGCAGACCGCAGGTATATTATAATGTGGCGGTTCACATGATCATTGAAGTACGCAAAGGAGTATATAAAAACGAAGAATTTTTGCCGACTCCGGCCATTCTGGCCGAAAAATACGGCGTATCTCTGATCAGTATCCGCAGGACTATCTCACTGTTAAACAGTGTTGGCCTTACCGAAACCATCAATGGGCGAGGAACACGGATAAGCCTGTACCACAAGCCTTTAAAAAGCCTGGATCTGTCCAGCCCGGGAACACGTAAAAGCCTGCTTTTTTTCCTTATGGGCCTTCAGTTGATCACCATTAATGTCCGAACAGTTGCCAAGCAAAGCTTTGAAGATATCACACCCGAAAGAATCGAAACAATCATCCGACTCTACGAGCAGGAAAAGCAGAGTGGGGATTACCTTTTTACTCATGGGCGAATTTTAAAAACGGTATTTTACTCTCATAAAAACTCTGAAATCCGGGCAATCTTCAGCCCGCTCATCCATATTATGTCCTGGGGGATTCCATTGAGTTACATTGGCAATTCCGATATGGCTGCAAGGGGAGAAGAACTTGATCTTCTGATCAGCCTGCTGAAATCTGGCGATAGTGAAGGCTTTGCACGCCAGCTGGAACAAAACAACTGGAGCATCCTTGTCCGTGAACGGCAAAAGCTCATAGCTGCAGGGCTGTCCGACGCTGAAAATATTCCAGTGCCAACCCCGGCAATTCTGGAGCTGGCGGAATCCCATATTCATTTTAACCCAAACTAA
- the cysS gene encoding cysteine--tRNA ligase, whose product MKLYNTLTQKKEAFVPIEEGKVRMYSCGPTVYNYFHIGNARPFIVFDVLRRFLEYIGYDVKFVQNFTDVDDKIINRSIEEGITAAEVADKYIAEYFEDADALGIRRADVHPRVSDHMPEIIEMIKALEERGLAYNVDGNVYYQVDHFHDYGKLSKQSIDDLKSGARIDVNDEKRSPLDFALWKKKKDGEPYWESPWGQGRPGWHIECSAMSRKHLGESIDIHGGGQDLIFPHHENEIAQSEGSCGCKFANYWVHNGYININNEKMSKSKGNFFTVRDIAKHYDLEVVRMFMLMAHYRSPVNFSDELLGQAQNALERLYNAKYQMEYLFENNKTEAASEDEKTWMDSLTQYKKGFIDAMNDDLNTADAIAAIFELVRDTNSHLSESSSRESIKAALDLFKELTGVIGLAAKEKETDLESEVEALIAQRQEARKNKDFALADEIRDALLAKGIILEDTREGVKWKKA is encoded by the coding sequence ATGAAATTATACAATACCCTTACCCAGAAAAAGGAAGCGTTTGTTCCCATTGAAGAAGGCAAGGTACGGATGTACTCCTGCGGGCCGACTGTTTATAATTATTTTCATATCGGCAACGCCCGTCCCTTCATCGTCTTTGATGTGCTCAGACGTTTTTTAGAATATATCGGCTACGATGTGAAATTTGTCCAGAATTTTACTGATGTGGACGACAAGATCATCAACCGCAGCATCGAGGAAGGCATCACCGCCGCCGAAGTCGCCGACAAGTACATTGCAGAATACTTCGAGGATGCCGACGCTCTGGGCATCCGCCGGGCCGACGTACACCCGCGGGTCAGCGACCATATGCCCGAGATCATCGAAATGATTAAGGCGCTAGAGGAACGCGGACTGGCCTACAACGTTGACGGCAATGTCTACTACCAGGTTGATCATTTTCACGATTACGGAAAGCTTTCCAAGCAGTCCATCGACGATCTGAAATCCGGCGCGCGTATCGACGTAAACGACGAAAAGCGAAGTCCTCTGGACTTTGCCCTCTGGAAGAAGAAAAAAGACGGCGAACCCTACTGGGAAAGTCCCTGGGGCCAGGGACGCCCGGGATGGCACATCGAATGCTCCGCCATGTCCCGCAAGCATCTGGGAGAAAGCATCGACATTCACGGCGGCGGCCAGGATCTGATCTTCCCCCATCACGAAAATGAGATCGCTCAGTCCGAGGGCTCCTGCGGCTGCAAGTTTGCCAACTACTGGGTCCACAATGGCTATATCAACATCAACAATGAAAAAATGTCCAAGTCCAAGGGCAATTTCTTTACTGTACGCGACATCGCCAAGCACTATGACCTGGAGGTGGTTCGTATGTTCATGCTCATGGCCCACTACAGAAGCCCTGTCAACTTCTCTGACGAGCTGTTGGGACAAGCCCAGAATGCTCTGGAACGGCTTTATAATGCCAAATACCAGATGGAATATCTATTTGAAAATAATAAGACAGAAGCTGCCAGCGAAGATGAAAAAACATGGATGGACAGCCTGACGCAATACAAAAAAGGCTTTATCGACGCCATGAACGATGACCTGAATACTGCCGATGCTATTGCCGCCATTTTTGAGCTGGTGCGGGATACCAACTCGCATCTGAGCGAAAGCTCCTCCAGGGAATCGATAAAAGCCGCGCTGGACCTTTTTAAAGAGCTGACCGGCGTTATCGGGCTGGCTGCTAAGGAAAAGGAAACAGATCTGGAATCCGAGGTTGAAGCCCTCATTGCCCAGCGCCAGGAAGCACGTAAAAACAAAGACTTCGCCCTGGCCGACGAAATCCGTGACGCGCTGCTGGCTAAAGGCATTATCCTTGAAGACACACGCGAAGGAGTCAAATGGAAGAAAGCGTAA
- a CDS encoding Mini-ribonuclease 3, whose product MEESVKQRLHKKYTIAEARALNPLTLAYIGDGVYSEYIRRFLVSGGISNVNHLTRESVKYVRADGQSKMVLALMDCLTDEEQAIVRRGRNTRSHVPKHARTIDYRYATGLEALVGYLDLTGQEERLEELMVRGIDLLSE is encoded by the coding sequence ATGGAAGAAAGCGTAAAACAACGTCTGCACAAAAAATACACCATCGCTGAGGCAAGAGCCCTCAATCCATTGACCCTTGCCTATATCGGAGACGGCGTTTATTCCGAATATATCCGCCGTTTTCTGGTATCCGGCGGCATCTCCAACGTCAACCACTTGACAAGGGAATCAGTAAAGTACGTCAGAGCCGACGGACAGTCCAAAATGGTACTGGCCCTCATGGACTGTCTGACAGATGAGGAGCAGGCCATTGTAAGGCGCGGCCGCAATACCCGCTCCCATGTGCCCAAGCATGCCAGAACCATTGACTACCGTTACGCAACCGGCCTCGAGGCCCTTGTCGGTTATCTGGATCTGACTGGCCAGGAAGAACGGCTCGAAGAGCTGATGGTACGGGGTATCGACCTTCTGTCTGAATAA